The following are encoded together in the Gasterosteus aculeatus chromosome 7, fGasAcu3.hap1.1, whole genome shotgun sequence genome:
- the LOC120822807 gene encoding uncharacterized protein LOC120822807: MAGRRLAFNSPSTPLRGHQLSASPQTDEKKLLKALSGSSRQLQQQTADINERFAPLERSGLCGFLSMEERNRLKEEETGAQSHDSGSAAPSSQLRDELQALRTGARTNLAS, encoded by the exons atggctggacgacgtctcgcgttcaactcgccttcaactcctctccgcggtcaccaactttcggccagtccgcagacagacgagaagaagctgctgaaagctctcagtggatcgtctcgtcaactccaacaacaaactgccgatatcaacgagcggttcgctccactggagcgttcaggactctgcgggtttctgtccatggaggagaggaaccgactcaaagaagaggagacgggcgcacaatcccacgatagcg gaagcgctgcgccgtcttcacaactccgagacgaactacaggcgctacgaaccggagcaagg actaacctcgcctcataa
- the arsj gene encoding arylsulfatase J isoform X1, whose protein sequence is MLIVWVPVSLFLSFIVSQTWSVQMSWDNWDSKLRNRENDFDKPSSQPHIVFILVDDQGFRDVGYHGSEIKTPTLDRLAAQGVKLENYYVQPLCSPSRSQLMTGRYQIHTGLQHSIIRATQPNCLPLENVTLPQKLKQAGYSTHMVGKWHLGFYKRRCLPTQRGFDTFFGSLLGSGDYYSHYKCEGPGMCGYDLYEGEEAAWEQDRGLYSTMMFTQKAISILADHNPRVQPLFLYLAFQAVHSPLQVPARYLERYKGIPNLHRRKYAAMVSCLDEAIHNLTLALKRYGYYDNTVIVYSSDNGGQPLAGGSNWPLRGSKATYWEGGIRAVGFVHSPLLVNKGTKCRSLVHITDWFPTLVTLGEGTLDEDLNLDGYDVWEAISEGRPSPRQDILHNIDPIYIKAKNGSWKAGYGLWNTAIRAALRVGHWKLLTGVPGYSDWVPPQTFSIQRLTNRWHKELVHWGRGKSIWLFNITADPYERVDLSQRYPHIVKEMLIRLAQYNKTAVPVRYPAKDLHSNPQYNGGVWGPWYKEGQEKDERYNNLLTNHLGKSRWKIKSKSRKIKRKEE, encoded by the exons ATGTTGATCGTGTGGGTGCCAGTTAGTTTATTCCTCAGTTTCATAGTTTCTCAGACGTGGAGCGTTCAAATGTCGTGGGATAACTGGGACTCTAAACTGCGCAACCGAGAAAACGACTTTGATAAACCGAGCTCCCAGCCGCACATCGTGTTCATCCTGGTAGATGATCAAGGCTTCCGGGATGTCGGGTACCACGGCTCCGAGATCAAAACTCCGACACTGGACCGGCTGGCAGCGCAGGGCGTTAAACTGGAGAATTACTATGTGCAGCCGCTCTGCAGTCCTTCCAGGAGCCAACTCATGACTGGCAG atatCAGATCCACACTGGCCTTCAGCACTCCATCATTCGAGCTACCCAGCCCAATTGCCTGCCCCTGGAAAATGTCACCCTGCCCCAAAAGCTCAAGCAAGCCGGATACTCCACCCACATGGTGGGCAAATGGCACCTGGGCTTCTACAAGCGCCGGTGCCTGCCCACCCAGCGTGGCTTCGACACTTTCTTCGGATCCCTACTAGGAAGCGGGGACTACTACAGTCACTATAAATGTGAAGGACCCGGTATGTGTGGCTATGATTTGTATGAAGGAGAAGAGGCAGCTTGGGAACAGGACCGCGGCTTGTACTCAACCATGATGTTTACTCAAAAAGCTATCAGCATCCTAGCTGATCACAACCCTCGCGTACAACCCTTGTTTCTCTACTTAGCCTTTCAGGCGGTTCATTCCCCACTGCAAGTTCCTGCCCGCTACCTTGAGCGCTACAAGGGCATTCCAAACTTGCATCGTCGAAAATATGCCGCTATGGTGTCCTGCCTAGACGAAGCTATCCACAACCTCACGTTAGCGCTAAAACGCTACGGTTATTATGACAACACAGTTATAGTCTACTCCTCAGATAACGGAGGCCAGCCATTAGCAGGTGGAAGCAACTGGCCCTTGAGGGGGAGTAAGGCCACCTACTGGGAAGGGGGGATTCGGGCGGTTGGCTTTGTTCACAGCCCCCTGTTGGTAAACAAAGGCACAAAATGTCGATCATTGGTCCACATCACTGATTGGTTCCCTACACTGGTGACCCTGGGCGAAGGGACTTTGGACGAAGACCTAAATCTGGACGGGTACGATGTCTGGGAGGCTATCAGTGAAGGCCGTCCATCTCCTCGCCAAGATATTCTTCACAATATTGACCCAATCTACATCAAAGCCAAAAACGGTTCGTGGAAGGCCGGGTATGGCTTATGGAACACTGCCATCCGGGCTGCGCTACGGGTGGGCCACTGGAAGCTCTTGACGGGTGTTCCCGGTTACAGTGACTGGGTGCCCCCACAGACCTTCTCCATACAGCGGCTAACCAACCGCTGGCATAAGGAGCTTGTCCATTGGGGCCGAGGTAAATCCATCTGGCTGTTCAATATCACAGCCGACCCTTATGAGAGAGTAGACTTGTCCCAGCGGTACCCTCACATAGTGAAGGAGATGCTCATACGCCTAGCACAGTACAACAAGACTGCAGTTCCAGTGCGGTACCCAGCTAAAGACCTGCACTCCAACCCTCAGTACAATGGGGGTGTGTGGGGACCCTGGTACAAAGAGGGGCAGGAGAAGGATGAGAGATACAATAACTTGTTGACCAACCATCTTGGAAAAAGTAggtggaaaataaaatcaaagagcAGAAAGataaaaaggaaggaagagTAG
- the arsj gene encoding arylsulfatase J isoform X2 → MRGGTRYQIHTGLQHSIIRATQPNCLPLENVTLPQKLKQAGYSTHMVGKWHLGFYKRRCLPTQRGFDTFFGSLLGSGDYYSHYKCEGPGMCGYDLYEGEEAAWEQDRGLYSTMMFTQKAISILADHNPRVQPLFLYLAFQAVHSPLQVPARYLERYKGIPNLHRRKYAAMVSCLDEAIHNLTLALKRYGYYDNTVIVYSSDNGGQPLAGGSNWPLRGSKATYWEGGIRAVGFVHSPLLVNKGTKCRSLVHITDWFPTLVTLGEGTLDEDLNLDGYDVWEAISEGRPSPRQDILHNIDPIYIKAKNGSWKAGYGLWNTAIRAALRVGHWKLLTGVPGYSDWVPPQTFSIQRLTNRWHKELVHWGRGKSIWLFNITADPYERVDLSQRYPHIVKEMLIRLAQYNKTAVPVRYPAKDLHSNPQYNGGVWGPWYKEGQEKDERYNNLLTNHLGKSRWKIKSKSRKIKRKEE, encoded by the exons ATGAGAGGAGGGACACG atatCAGATCCACACTGGCCTTCAGCACTCCATCATTCGAGCTACCCAGCCCAATTGCCTGCCCCTGGAAAATGTCACCCTGCCCCAAAAGCTCAAGCAAGCCGGATACTCCACCCACATGGTGGGCAAATGGCACCTGGGCTTCTACAAGCGCCGGTGCCTGCCCACCCAGCGTGGCTTCGACACTTTCTTCGGATCCCTACTAGGAAGCGGGGACTACTACAGTCACTATAAATGTGAAGGACCCGGTATGTGTGGCTATGATTTGTATGAAGGAGAAGAGGCAGCTTGGGAACAGGACCGCGGCTTGTACTCAACCATGATGTTTACTCAAAAAGCTATCAGCATCCTAGCTGATCACAACCCTCGCGTACAACCCTTGTTTCTCTACTTAGCCTTTCAGGCGGTTCATTCCCCACTGCAAGTTCCTGCCCGCTACCTTGAGCGCTACAAGGGCATTCCAAACTTGCATCGTCGAAAATATGCCGCTATGGTGTCCTGCCTAGACGAAGCTATCCACAACCTCACGTTAGCGCTAAAACGCTACGGTTATTATGACAACACAGTTATAGTCTACTCCTCAGATAACGGAGGCCAGCCATTAGCAGGTGGAAGCAACTGGCCCTTGAGGGGGAGTAAGGCCACCTACTGGGAAGGGGGGATTCGGGCGGTTGGCTTTGTTCACAGCCCCCTGTTGGTAAACAAAGGCACAAAATGTCGATCATTGGTCCACATCACTGATTGGTTCCCTACACTGGTGACCCTGGGCGAAGGGACTTTGGACGAAGACCTAAATCTGGACGGGTACGATGTCTGGGAGGCTATCAGTGAAGGCCGTCCATCTCCTCGCCAAGATATTCTTCACAATATTGACCCAATCTACATCAAAGCCAAAAACGGTTCGTGGAAGGCCGGGTATGGCTTATGGAACACTGCCATCCGGGCTGCGCTACGGGTGGGCCACTGGAAGCTCTTGACGGGTGTTCCCGGTTACAGTGACTGGGTGCCCCCACAGACCTTCTCCATACAGCGGCTAACCAACCGCTGGCATAAGGAGCTTGTCCATTGGGGCCGAGGTAAATCCATCTGGCTGTTCAATATCACAGCCGACCCTTATGAGAGAGTAGACTTGTCCCAGCGGTACCCTCACATAGTGAAGGAGATGCTCATACGCCTAGCACAGTACAACAAGACTGCAGTTCCAGTGCGGTACCCAGCTAAAGACCTGCACTCCAACCCTCAGTACAATGGGGGTGTGTGGGGACCCTGGTACAAAGAGGGGCAGGAGAAGGATGAGAGATACAATAACTTGTTGACCAACCATCTTGGAAAAAGTAggtggaaaataaaatcaaagagcAGAAAGataaaaaggaaggaagagTAG